The DNA window gggcagtgtttggaaaacctttattgagaagcaacacatggaaaaatgcaaagcgccactgaatgtaatccctttgaaagtaagtcccctgaattgcatcatctttattaattaaacatatagctttcaccggatcaccagattggatgacaaatctttttctcgtaaagtggtgtctgaggcaggaaggaacaggggaacaactacagtggttactatgtttgcaagtttatcaaggtggtctcccaaagaactcatacagagagactcaaaatacgttaaaaatacactatatattcatttaattattattattgattgtgttactatgtctttatatatatatgtacatatattaatttattttcctttaattcaaacctgtagactcgatggttggaggaaaaggtcatacggcaagactaaatcaaagcaattcaagagtctatagccggattttttaatgagcaggtcatcgattccaagggcgagttctactttgacccaacactgccatggaagccaagctagaggatgagagaaaacttgttatatcacaacaactgtaatgcaatctttttgtaatatatgcacatgaaataatataatgtaaaatacacatatgcatgcatgcatgtaaatatatatatgatgcatgcatgcatatatatatatatattttctatgcttgaattgtgtgatttaatacattCATTGTGCtcgaaccgaaacatactatacgcgcgtataaatgtataattagcagcgtacaatacgacttcgaaaatctattttgaaaagaaaacaaaaaaatgaaaagaaaagaaaaaagaaaaaaacctttagtcccggttcgtattaccaaccgggactaaagataccggccatcgtggcatgtcaggaggcacctttagtcccggttggtgttacccaccgggactaaaggtcctcctttagtcccggttcctgacccgggactaaaggacccccctttagtcccggatgcttgctcccgggtggggaaccgggactagagggggttccccaccgggagtaaagctcggttctctaccagtgtgctTTTGGCATCGTGATCTCGCCCAGCTGTTCAAAGGAAATGTTTGCATACATGCCACATTGTTTGGCTTCATCGTTGATTATCTCTGATACTGAACCCCCGACAGTAGGTGCCAAATCTTCAAAAGAGGCATGAGGCGAGATATGGAAAGTCTCTCATTGGGCTTATTTGGCTTTCGCCATCCATGACTGCACTCAGCCTATTGTTCCCAACTGATAGTGTAACATGTCCTAGCAAGTACACTTGGAAAACTGGTTCCAAGTATATATCACTAGTATGGTGGCGCGCGCATTCGCGCGCCCGTAGGAATTGCTTTTGAATGTATTTGTGGAAACCGTTTTTTATTGTCGGTACCTGCTGGTTTTTATGGTTTATTTTGTAACATAGATATATTTTTAGGAAATTTGCGAGGTTTTGATTCTCTGTGGATCATGGTACTGGTAAGAAAATAGAGCTGCGACAGTTGTCTGATAACATTTTAGCATAACCTATCTAAGATTTACAAAAGGATAATATAGTTTGATATACAACTGGAACATCAAGATTTCATAGCGACAGTTCGAGCTGATACATCCATAGTACGTGGTTCCCATAGCTATGTCTACATTACAGAAATGGCAAATAGTACATAGAAGCTGATGCATCATAGGCTGATGCATGCAGCACAGAGTTCGATGCATTGTAGTTCGATAATTTACATATAGGTTTGACTTCTTTGAACATCAGTCTTTTTTGGGACGCAAAAGCTTGTTATATGTCGACAATCATCTTCTTTGTCACAGACATGACAAATAGCACATAGAAGTAGATGTTGGCTTACTCCAGCGAGTGGTTCTCTGCATCGTCTGCTGGTTTTTTTTTTGCCTGGGAAAAAACCAGTTAGCACTATACTCGGTATCTATGTTTAGAGTTTGTCTGTACAGATGTTCGGACATAAAAAGATGGTAGGTTAAATTTCTTTAAAGCATACTTCTTTGATTTTGATTCTGAGGAGGATGGACGTGGTTGTTTGGCACGCTGATCTTGCTGTGTGTCTGTAGCTTCGGCCGAATCAGTGTCGCCGAAGAGCTTCTTGCGAGCACCTGGCCGTGTTGTTGGTGACCTTACATAAATTGGGATTGTTTACTGATCATGTATATTGCTTGTAACCAGTATACATGTCTCTATCTACTGCGGAGTTTAAGTGTAGAATGGTGGACTATTATGTACCTATCGACATCATGTTTGGAGGCTTCATGTTCTAGCTCGCTATCATGTGCTGGAGTCTGTAAGACGAAAAAGTTGGTTAGTGGAGTACAGGTAGATCAGCTGGAATGGTTTTGCTAAAGAAGCTGTAAAATTTGCTTACCGATTGTTCAGCGGCCTCAATCAGAAGCAGATCTGCTGAATGTTCTGGACTCTCAACGATTGGTGTTGGGCTTGTTGTGTGAGGCGGGTGATACTGAGATGTTGCCATGACCTGCAGCGGAGGGCGTTTCGGTGGCCTGTCTAAAACTGCTTTGACCTGGTATTGCCTTTTTTTCATACTTTTGCACGATTCGTCAGTAAGATCAACTGATAACACATATGTCTTGTTAAGTATGTTGTTCATTGCCTGAGGCAATCCTTCTTTTATATGCAATGGGTTCACTAATGCCTGGCACTCTTTTTGAATTATCTTGGTTGCTTCATCATCATATGCAAAGAAGCGTGCTTCATCTGTGTTATCTTTTGCAATAAATGATAATAGGTACCTGTAGAAGTTATAAATAACGAAAGGTGTAGATAGGTTGGAAAATATTCAGTTAATTTACGGACTGGAAATGGGAAAAGAATACTGAAAAGCTACCTAGGAACTGTTGTTGTGCCTCCACACTTTGGGCATCTGTAGGTACCATCTAGCTGCTGATCAGCTCTTTTTTTGCATGGCTTGCAAGACATGTACCACCAGTTAGTAGTGTTTGTGATAGACACAATTGTTACTGCAACTTTGTACGGTCCTCTTTCCTGCACGGCAGCAAGTAATTCAGGAGTTTTTATACTCTAATAGTTTCTGTTTTTTTTACAGACTTGAACAAGAAAGCTCATATGGCATTGCTGAAAGAGCCACCAAATTTGGCTGGAATATCTGTAACAGGGTGCTTTTTAGGAGGACGAGTTTATAGGCTTTTGTTGTTTACTTACCATGTCATCAAAGGGATCAATATGGTTCAGGTCAGCTATAGTTCTTTCTGGTAGCTGAATGTCTTGGACCGAAAGTGGAAGTGCCTCTTCTTCTGGTGCAGGTTGTTCGATGTAGACTGGTGTATCTTTGAACCTGATGATAGAAAGCATATTAGTACAAGCGCTCAGGCATTTTTATTGTTTTTTTCTATTTGGCCTGATGTCTATTTGGCTATACCTGGAGTGATAAGCACAGGCATCTGGAATGGTAGGGTTGAAATAGTAAGTGCAAGCTGAGCTTCCAGTTAGGCATGTTTGATCTGCAGCAGCAAGGAATAAAATGGTTTGTAGTTCATGTATTTTAAAGCTATGCTAGTCTTCaatgtatatgtaaatatattcAGAAATGTTGAGACCAATCTTGAAAAGAAGGCTGTACCATTGTTTTTGAAATCTTCACGCGGTATACAACCAACGACAAGGCAAACAATAAGATTACCAGCTGCAGCATCGTATATGCTGTCGATACTAAAATTAGTGGCATGTTCACCCCATAGGGTAATCTTCATAGTATTTTCGCTGCATCAAAGTCGACTATCAGGCAATAGGATAGAAGCAATGTTATCTAAGTTATTGTACGGTAGGCGATATATACCTTAAATCTTTAATGTAGATTTCTCTTAGTGTTTTAGCCTTTTCCATGTTCTTAGGAACAAATGTGTGAGCTGCTTCATACCTAATGAGATATCCAAGGACATCTGGTAAAAAGATTGATGCAACCTTATtagttagcagatctatatagTATGTGTAAGATAAATCTATGTAGAAACGATAATTGATCAAATAGGTCACCTGTCAGGTTGAATACGACCCGCGCTGGTCTAACGGCTCGTAATGGAGTGATTCTGTAAACGTACTCTGGAATTGAGTGTGGAGGATTCCGAACAAGCTCAACTGTTGTGTAGTCTGTAATATCTATCATGAGGTTCTTGTCAACTGGTCTGTAGCTTTTTTTGGCATTCTGGACGACGAATTTCTTAACAATATAAACTTTGCCAACATTGAAAAGATATGCTTTGCCATCGATGAGGTCATCTGAAATTTCAGCATATATGGCATTTCCCTGTCATTGTAGGTACTAAGCTGATTAGATTGCATGTCAATGTGTAGGAGCCACTGTTTCTGATGATTGTAAAAATGTGATTGCTGTGTTTAACACAAAGATAGTATTGCTTTATTTTGTAAAGAATCAGTATCAGTACCTTTGCGTCCGCCACAACCATCCCAATGTATTGAGGTGGACCCTGTCCATTGTTTTCGTAGTGAATCCACTTCCTCacgactcgaacaacaatgccaTGTGAATGGCGTCCTTTTTCTAGCTTGTCTAGAAAGACTGGTTCCTGCATGATGGATCTGACACACAAAGAGCAGCAATTTATAAAGCTATTTATGCGTACACATATTGTGAGGAGAAACCAGATGCACTGAGGCACAGTGGTGCAAGATGTAGAGCCAGGGATGCAAATCATGAGCACCAAAAGTTAGCTTTTTTTCGCTGGTGTTTACATAGAAAGGTACAACTGCATGGTGCTACTACACACCGATGCATATGGTCAGTGCTGATTAAGCCAAAGCACATAGGCATGGTTTTCCAAAGCAAATACATACATGTACAGTGACCTATAGCCTCATTTGTGTACTACATAAGACTATACCGGTAAATATTAGTAGGACCAAATGTGGGGATACTGATGAGACGTAGGCATGAAGGCCATTTTAGGTATGAAGTAAGTATAGAATGACTGTGCATTTAGTAGCTAAGGCAGATGCTGAAGAACTTCCTTGTATACAATGTTTCTTGTCTCACTGGAAGGATTGCCATCATCATCTTCTATGTAGATTCTGAGACCTTGTTTTGTCGTTACTCGCGAAACAGCTACATAGAGCTGACCATGTGTGAAGACTGGTTTTTTGAGGTAGATGCCAACAGTTGATAATGTTTGTCCCTGACTTTTATTGATTGTCATGGCATAGGAAACTCTTATAGGATATTGGCGTCGCTGTAGAACAAATGGCCACTTGTTACTTTTGAGAGACAGAGTAATTCGTGGAATTGCAAATGTTTGATTTGCATGGCGGCCATTCATAATTTTGGCCTCAATTGTCCATTCTCCTATAGAGGTTACAGTCAGCCTTGTACCATTGCAAAGGCCTGCTCTTTGATTGAGATTACGCAACAGCATTATAGGAACTCCTTGTTTGAGTACAATTCGATGCTGTGGGAAGTTATTACCATTAATTGAGTTAAGGAACTCAATAGGATATAGAAGATCATATGCTTCATGTTGAGCAGTGGCTTTGGCGATAGTATCCGAACTGAGGTATTCTTTTTCTCTGCCGTGAACTAAGGGAACCATGTACTGATTTATTGTATATGCGAGTTCATTTGTTGGAGCTAGTATGGCCCTTTGAGAAAGGTACAGAGGGTCTCTGTACCTGGTTTCAAAGTTAGGATATACTGACTGTACAATGGCTGCAAGTTTATCCTCACCAGGCACTATGAGCAATTCTTCAGGTATTGTAATCCAGCTTGTTTCATCTTCTCCATCCTTTGAAAAGGAGGGTGTTTTACCTTCGCCAATATCTAATATCCATCTGCTGAACAGGGCGACCTCCTGCTGTTGGCGAGCATCATTTGGCGAACACACCAATCGCATGTTCTGATTTAAGCTGAGCACCTCTACATGAGCCCACAAGCGTGAGGTGATTATAGCAGCACTGATGACGTCTTGTTTTGTACCTCCTTCAACTACAGGTAAGATCTGCCTGAGGTCCCCTCCCAGCACGACCACCTTACCACCAAACGGAATATTTGCAACGTCAGGTTTTTTTACTCTTTCTATGTCACGTAGTGTGCGGTCTAATGCTTCAAAACATTTTCTATTAGCCATAAGGGCTTCGTCCCAAATAATAAGGCTTGTAAGTTCAATAAGCTCCGAAAGCATGGTGCCCCTGCTAACATCACAGATCATATCATCCTCTACTTCACAAGGTATTCTGAATCTTGAATGAGCAGTCCGTCCCCCTGGCAAGAGCAGCGCCGCTACTCCGGATGATGCCACAGTAAGAACAATTTTTTTTTGTCCTCTGAGATAGTTTACTATTCGATTCCATAAATATGTTTTACCAGTTCCCCCATATCCTGATACAAAAAAAAAACCAGGCTCATTCTGTTGCACTCTGCGGACTATTTTATAGAAGGCATTTCTTTGATCTTCATTAAGGAAAGCAGCTGGACTGTTCATGTCAATCAATGGATCAGCAGGATACGATAGCTCTTCTTCGACAAGGCGATTGTTTTGAGCAGGATAGTCAGCATGTGTCTTTGGAGGTAAGCTGAACTCAGCTATGTTCCTGCCACTCTGAGAAAAAAGAGTGGAAAGCTCATCCAGAAGGTAATCCCTAGCTACTGAATCAGCTAACACATAATTAGGATCACCAATCATATCTCTATACTGGTAGATGATATCGTCGGCTAGATGGTGCCAAATTTTTTCGAAGAAAgtgttttcatcaccaacttcaCAGAAAAGTATCATTGTGACAAATAAGCTACGAAGCTGTGGTGAAGTAGCCCAAGCTGCTGCTTCATCGAAAGCGTTGTACCATTCCTGATCATCACCAAGAAGGCCGCGCGACATGCACGCCTCTTTGAATGTACGATGATATGTTCGGTTGTGGAATCTGAGATGGTCATAGCTTGTTGCACCCTTAACTGTTAGCAGCAACATGTGAAGATAGTAGCGATCTCCAGCTGATGGGTGTACATAGTGAAGACGGCCTATCTTACCATGCTGCTGTTTCCGCTTTGTCCACCTTCTATCTCTTTGATCCCATATCCATTTGGAAGGAAACTCAGGATAGGTCAATGCTCTAGCTTCAGGAAAAAGCTCGTTGCAGACAAACCACTGAGTTAA is part of the Miscanthus floridulus cultivar M001 chromosome 9, ASM1932011v1, whole genome shotgun sequence genome and encodes:
- the LOC136484056 gene encoding replication protein A 70 kDa DNA-binding subunit B-like isoform X1: MVRRTTFIIYGISNWYACSANTGCFGGYTRLCCCHSEVPPINTTSIMQEPVFLDKLEKGRHSHGIVVRVVRKWIHYENNGQGPPQYIGMVVADAKGNAIYAEISDDLIDGKAYLFNVGKVYIVKKFVVQNAKKSYRPVDKNLMIDITDYTTVELVRNPPHSIPEYVYRITPLRAVRPARVVFNLTDVLGYLIRYEAAHTFVPKNMEKAKTLREIYIKDLSENTMKITLWGEHATNFSIDSIYDAAAGNLIVCLVVGCIPREDFKNNDQTCLTGSSACTYYFNPTIPDACAYHSRFKDTPVYIEQPAPEEEALPLSVQDIQLPERTIADLNHIDPFDDMERGPYKVAVTIVSITNTTNWWYMSCKPCKKRADQQLDGTYRCPKCGGTTTVPRYLLSFIAKDNTDEARFFAYDDEATKIIQKECQALVNPLHIKEGLPQAMNNILNKTYVLSVDLTDESCKSMKKRQYQVKAVLDRPPKRPPLQVMATSQYHPPHTTSPTPIVESPEHSADLLLIEAAEQSTPAHDSELEHEASKHDVDRSPTTRPGARKKLFGDTDSAEATDTQQDQRAKQPRPSSSESKSKKQKKNQQTMQRTTRWSKPTSTSMCYLSCL
- the LOC136484056 gene encoding replication protein A 70 kDa DNA-binding subunit D-like isoform X2, with amino-acid sequence MQEPVFLDKLEKGRHSHGIVVRVVRKWIHYENNGQGPPQYIGMVVADAKGNAIYAEISDDLIDGKAYLFNVGKVYIVKKFVVQNAKKSYRPVDKNLMIDITDYTTVELVRNPPHSIPEYVYRITPLRAVRPARVVFNLTDVLGYLIRYEAAHTFVPKNMEKAKTLREIYIKDLSENTMKITLWGEHATNFSIDSIYDAAAGNLIVCLVVGCIPREDFKNNDQTCLTGSSACTYYFNPTIPDACAYHSRFKDTPVYIEQPAPEEEALPLSVQDIQLPERTIADLNHIDPFDDMERGPYKVAVTIVSITNTTNWWYMSCKPCKKRADQQLDGTYRCPKCGGTTTVPRYLLSFIAKDNTDEARFFAYDDEATKIIQKECQALVNPLHIKEGLPQAMNNILNKTYVLSVDLTDESCKSMKKRQYQVKAVLDRPPKRPPLQVMATSQYHPPHTTSPTPIVESPEHSADLLLIEAAEQSTPAHDSELEHEASKHDVDRSPTTRPGARKKLFGDTDSAEATDTQQDQRAKQPRPSSSESKSKKQKKNQQTMQRTTRWSKPTSTSMCYLSCL